The Gloeobacter violaceus PCC 7421 DNA window GAGAACGCGGGTGAAGCGACCGGTGAAGCCGCCAATCGCACCGGTCAGGCGATGGAAAACACGGCGGACAACGCCGGCAAGCGCGCCGAGAATGCCATGCAGGATGGTGCCCAGACAGCCACCGGCGAGTCGGGGGCCGAGGCTAAGGACGACGCCGCGAGCGACACGCGCAAGCGCCAGCTCGAATCGGATATCCGGGCGCGCGAGCAGCGCAGCGATGCCACCGGCCAGGTGAGCGACGGTGACATCGAGAGCAAAGTGCGCAGCAAACTCGAAGCCAACATCCAGCAAGGCTCGATCGCCGTCACAGCCAAAGAGGGCAATGTCACTCTCAAAGGCCGCGTACCGGTCCAGTCCGATATCGACAAGGCCATGAAACTTGCGAAGGAGATCAACGGCGTCAAGCAAGTGCAGTCCGAACTGACGGTGGGCAAAGGTTAGCCCCGGCGGGCGGCGGCTTTGACCGCTCCGGCGATACGCGCCGCGACACCGGGGTTGGAGAAGTAACTGTCGTGGGCTGTGCCACCGTTGAGCAGGGCAAATTCTGTTTGCTCGAGAACCAGGTCAATAACGCTTCCAAACAGGTCGTTGCGGGTGGCGAGGACGTCCTCCACTTCCAGGTGGCGGCGTTCGCCGTCCACCAGGTCGAAGATAAGCGGATCGAGCGGGTAGGCCACCGGGTCGCCCGGGTGAATATAATTCAGCCACGGCAAGCGCCCCCCCAGGTTGGCGAGCAACTTTTGCAACTGGGGGGCGACGTCGTGGGTGGCCACCCGCGCCCTTTGCTCCCAGCTCAGTTCGGCAAC harbors:
- a CDS encoding BON domain-containing protein; protein product: MKKTQALLLSLPLIVGLAACSTPNTTAEGVRQDQTASDQRAETQRENAGEATGEAANRTGQAMENTADNAGKRAENAMQDGAQTATGESGAEAKDDAASDTRKRQLESDIRAREQRSDATGQVSDGDIESKVRSKLEANIQQGSIAVTAKEGNVTLKGRVPVQSDIDKAMKLAKEINGVKQVQSELTVGKG